Sequence from the Burkholderia stabilis genome:
CGCCGCGGGATTCGGGCTCGGGCGAGATGAAGTCGGTCAGGCGCTCGAGCAACGAGCGCTTTTCTTGCGGTTTGTCGGTTGGCTTACGACTGGGATACGAATCGTTCATGGTGGTGCGCCCGGGTCATGCCGGGGCGCGCTGTCACGGAGTAGGCAAGGATACACCAAGGGCGCGACGCGACCGTGTCACACCGGCCGCCCGGCCAGGGTGGGCAGTTTTCACGGGCCTCGCTCGCGGACGCGCGCGCCGGGCGCGACGTCGTCCTCGTCCCCATCCTATCTCAGAAAAGGGCGGCGGGGCAGCGACGGCAAAAAACGGGCGCGGAAAGGGCAGGGAAGCTCGGAGGGAAGCGCGACGCGGGCAGGCGGCCGGCCGGGGCGGCCGACGGCGGCATTCTGCCGCACGCGCGCGCCGCCGGGGCGTGGTTCAGAACCGCATGCCGGTCGAGCAGCCGCCGGCTGCCGCGCCGTTGGTCGCGGCGCCGCCGCAACCGAATATGCCGCAGCCGGACAGCGCGACGCTCGCGGCGACGATCAGCGCGGCGACCTTGCAGCGCGACCAGGGTGACGGTTTCATCGGTAGGGTCCTCGTTGGAATGAGCGGGCGGCGCGGTATCGCGCGGCGGCAAGCCGGGCGGCGTGCAGCTTCACCGGCATCGCGCGAGCAGCCCTTCCAGCGCGCGATCGGGAATGCCGCTCGTGCGCAGCGCGTCGACCGTGCGGCTCACGTAATCGAGCGTCGTGCCGTAGCGGCCGGCCGCGCAGCCGAACACCTCCTTCACGACGTGGTCGGACAGCTTGCCCGTGTAGGTCGGCACGTCGCGGCGCATCACGAACGCGAGCGCGTTCACGCGCTCGCCGTTCTCGAGCGAGCACGGCAGCCACGCGGGCCGGTACGAACCCATCGGCATCTCGCGCTTCCACAGCGTCTCGAGGTGCGGCTGCGCGGTCGGGCCCGCGAGCCGGAAGGCGATGCCCGAGCACGAGCCGCCGCGATCGAGCGCGAGCACGAGGCCCGGGCGTTCGGGCGTGCCGCGGTTCACGCGCGACCACAGGTAGAGCCCGCGATGGTAGCCGTGCACCTTGCCGCGCACGGCCGCGATGGTCGGCAACCCCGGGTTCCAGATCAGCGAGCCATAACCGAACAGCCAGAGATCCTGCCGGCCGTCCCAGTCGCGCATCGTGTGCGCGAGCGATGCCGCGAGTTCGTCTTCCGTCAGCAGTCGCCCTTCGCCGATCGACGGCGGGTAGGCGGACGGGAGCATCGCGGCGTTGCGCATCGTGCGGCCGGCTTACTGGTACGGGTTCGGGAAACCCAGTTTCGCGAGGATGTCGACTTCGAGCGCTTCCATTTCGGCCGCGTCCTCGTCGCTCGTCTCGTGGTCGTAGCCCTGCGCGTGCAGCGCGCCGTGCACCAGCAGGTGCGCGTAATGGGCCGCGAGCGGCTTGCCCTGGTCGTGCGCTTCCTTCTCGACGACCGGGCAGCACAGCACGAGGTCGCCGATCACGGTGCCGTCGGGCGCCGCGTCGTAGGCGAAGGTCAGCACGTTGGTCGGGTAGTCCTTGTGGCGGTAGCCGGCGTTCAGCGTGCGGCCTTCCTCCTCGCCGACGAAGCGCACAGTGAGCTGCGCGCTGGCGAACAGCGCCGGCTCGATCCATTCGGCGATCAGCTTGCGCTTGGGGCACGCCTTGCGCGCATCGCCCGTGATCTCGTCGCCGTACTGCACGGACAGGTCGAGCTCCGGCTCGCGCAGTTCGTCGTCGATTTCGTCTTCGCGCGGCGCGAGCTCGGCGCCCACGTGCAGCGTCACGCTGTCGTAGTGCTCGGGCTGCAGCGCGAGCTTCGCGCGCATCGTCGGATCGTTGTGCTGCGCGACGATCGCGACGGCCGCGTCGCCCGAGCTGCCCGACAGGTCGAACATCAGGCTGCGGCCGTCCGGGAAGTCGATCCGGAGCCCCTGCGCGTTGACGGTCCGGGCCTTGCCCTTCGCATCGAACAGCGAAAGACGGGGAGATTCGGGCGCGGCGGACTGGGCGCGCCCGGACTTGCGAGAACGGGAGGATTTCATGACGGGTGCGGCGATTGGAACGCGATGAGGATACACCAAACGGCCGATCGCACCCGAATTCGCGCGGGCGAAAAAAAGCCCGGCGCGCCGTCTGGCGGGCCGGGCCGGCACGGGGCTTGGGCAGCGCGCGGGCGCTGCGGCCGGTCAGCCGTCCTGGTGCTGCGCGTGGAACTCGTCGTAGGCCTCGACGATGCGCGCGACGAGCGGATGGCGCACGACGTCCGCGCTCGTGAAGCGCGTGAGCGCGATGCCGCGCACGCCGCTGAGCACCTGCTGCGCCTCGACGAGGCCGCTCTTGTGGCCGCGCGGCAGGTCGACCTGGCTCGTGTCGCCGGTCACGACCGCCTTCGAGCCGAAGCCGATCCGCGTGAGGAACATCTTCATTTGCTCGGGCGTCGTGTTCTGCGCCTCGTCGAGGATGATGAACGCGTGGTTCAGCGTACGGCCGCGCATGTACGCGAGCGGTGCGATCTCGATCATCTGGCGCTCGAACATCTTCGCCGTCTTGTCGAAGCCGAGCAGGTCGTACAGCGCGTCGTACAGCGGGCGCAGGTACGGGTCGACCTTCTGCGCGAGATCGCCCGGCAGGAAGCCGAGCCGTTCGCCGGCCTCGACGGCCGGGCGCGTCAGCACGATCCGCTTGACCTGGTCGCGCTCAAGCGCGTCGACCGCGCACGCGACCGCGAGGTAGGTCTTGCCGGTGCCGGCCGGCCCGATACCGAGCGTGACGTCGTGCGACAGGATCTGCTTCAGGTATTCGCGCTGCGCAGGCGTGCGGCCGCGCAGGTCGGCGCGGCGCGTGTAGAGCTTCGGCCCCTGTTCTTCGGACGTCTCGTCGTCGAGCTGCACGACCGGCTCGTCGAACGGATGGTCGGGGTCGCCGCGGAATCGCACGTCGAGCGTGTTCTCGCGGCCGTTGCCGGCGGTGTGGCGCACTTCGACCAGCGCGAGCTGGATGTCGTCCACCGACAGCGGATCGCGGGCGCGGTTGTAGAAGTTTTCGAGCGCGGCGAGTGCGAGCTTGGCGCCGCGCCCGCGGACCGTGATCCGGTGGCCGCGCCGAGCGAGCGTGACGTCGAGTGCCTGTTCGATCTGCCGCAGGTTTTCGTCGAGCGGGCCGCAGAGATTGGCGAGGCGCGCGTTGTCGTCGCGCGGCGCGATGAATTCCAGGGGTTGGGCGGTCTTCAAAGTGGCGTCGGGCTCCGGTGATGCGTCAGTCAGTGGGTGGCCGCGCTCGCTTCATCGCTGACGAGCACGAGCTCGCCGCGCAGCGAATGCGGGTACGCATGGTTGATCTTCACGTCGATCATCTGGCCGATCAGGCGCGGGTGCGACGCGAGCGGCGCCGGGAAATTCACGACCCGGTTGTTCTCGGTGCGGCCCGCGAGTTCGTTCGGGTCCTTGCGCGACGGGCCCTCGACGAGGATCCGCTCGACCTTCCCGACCATCGACTGGCTGATGCGCGCGACGTTTTCCTCGATGGTCGCCTGCAGATGTTGCAGGCGTTTGAGCTTCACGTCGCGCGGCGTGTCGTCGGCGAGATTCGCGGCCGGCGTGCCGGGGCGCGGGCTGTAGATGAACGAGAAGCTCGTGTCGTAGCTCATGTCGTGCACGAGCGCCATCATCTTGTCGAAATCCTCCTCGGTCTCGCCGGGGAAGCCGACGATCATGTCGGTCGACAGCGACAGGTCCGGGCGGATCGCGCGCAGCTTGCGGATCACCGACTTGTATTCGAGCACCGTGTAGCCGCGCTTCATCGCCATCAGGATGCGGTCGGAGCCGTGCTGGACCGGCAGGTGCAGGTGGCTCACGAGCTTCGGCACCTTCGCGTAGGTGTCGATCAGGCGCTGCGTGAATTCCTTCGGGTGCGACGTCGTGTAGCGGATCCGCTCGATGCCGGGGATGTCGGCGACGTATTCGATCAGCGTCGCGAAATCGGCGATCTCGGCCGAGCCGGCCGTCAGCGCGCCGCGGTACGCGTTCACGTTCTGGCCGAGCAGCGTGACTTCGCGCACGCCCTGGTCGGCGAGGCCGGCCACTTCGGTCAGCACGTCGTCGAGCGGGCGCGATACTTCATCGCCGCGCGTGTACGGCACCACGCAGTAGCTGCAGTACTTCGAGCAGCCTTCCATGATCGACACGAACGCGCTCGGCCCCTCGACGCGCGCGGGCGGCAGGTGGTCGAACTTCTCGATTTCGGGGAACGTGATGTCGACCTGCGCGCGGCCGCTCTCGCGGCGCGCGTCGATCATCTGCGGCAGGCGGTGCAGCGTTTGCGGGCCGAACACGAGATCGACGTACGGTGCGCGCGACACGATCGACGCGCCTTCCTGGCTCGCGACGCAGCCGCCGACGCCGATCAGCAGGCCGGGCTTCGCTTCCTTCAGCTCGCGCACGCGGCCGAGATCGGAGAACACCTTCTCCTGCGCCTTCTCACGCACCGAGCACGTGTTGAACAGGATGATGTCGGCGTCTTCCGGCGTGTCGGTCTTTTCGAGGCCTTCGGCCGCGTTGAGCACGTCCACCATCTTGTCCGAGTCGTACTCGTTCATCTGGCAGCCGAAGGTCTTTACGTAAACTTTCTTGGTCATGGGGATTCGCCGTTCGCAGTGGTTGACCTGGGGGCGTCGTCAAGGGTGAATCGGGACGGTTGCGCATTGCCTGTGCAGCAACGGGCGCATGCGGGGGCCGCGTGGCAGCCGGCGCGCGCAGCGCGCATCGAGCATGAAAAGCCGTCGGGAAAGCCTTCCATTATAGCTTTTCGCGCCACCCCGGGCGGGCGGCGGGTTGCGGTTCCGCTACGCCGATCGCCAGGTTCCGACCCCGATCGGCTGGCACGGCAACCGTCAGCAGCACGCGTTCAGCAGGTCGTCGAGCGCGGCTTCCTCGCGCGCGAAGCGTTCGGCGAGAAAGTCGAGCAGCACGCGCACGCGCGGCGCCATGTAGCGCTTGCCGGGATAGATCGCGTGCAGCGGCGCACCCTGGTGCCGCCAGTCGGGCAGCAGGACCTTGAGCCGCCCGGCGCGGATGTCGTCGGCCACATCCCAGATCGAGTTCAGCACGATGCCGTGGCCGCGCAGCGCCCACTCGCGGGCGAGGCCGCCGTCGTTGGTCTCGAACGCGGTGGCGAGTGGCACCGTGCAGGTCTGCGTGTCGTCGCCGCGCGTGAAGCGC
This genomic interval carries:
- a CDS encoding PhoH family protein, translated to MKTAQPLEFIAPRDDNARLANLCGPLDENLRQIEQALDVTLARRGHRITVRGRGAKLALAALENFYNRARDPLSVDDIQLALVEVRHTAGNGRENTLDVRFRGDPDHPFDEPVVQLDDETSEEQGPKLYTRRADLRGRTPAQREYLKQILSHDVTLGIGPAGTGKTYLAVACAVDALERDQVKRIVLTRPAVEAGERLGFLPGDLAQKVDPYLRPLYDALYDLLGFDKTAKMFERQMIEIAPLAYMRGRTLNHAFIILDEAQNTTPEQMKMFLTRIGFGSKAVVTGDTSQVDLPRGHKSGLVEAQQVLSGVRGIALTRFTSADVVRHPLVARIVEAYDEFHAQHQDG
- the ybeY gene encoding rRNA maturation RNase YbeY, which produces MKSSRSRKSGRAQSAAPESPRLSLFDAKGKARTVNAQGLRIDFPDGRSLMFDLSGSSGDAAVAIVAQHNDPTMRAKLALQPEHYDSVTLHVGAELAPREDEIDDELREPELDLSVQYGDEITGDARKACPKRKLIAEWIEPALFASAQLTVRFVGEEEGRTLNAGYRHKDYPTNVLTFAYDAAPDGTVIGDLVLCCPVVEKEAHDQGKPLAAHYAHLLVHGALHAQGYDHETSDEDAAEMEALEVDILAKLGFPNPYQ
- a CDS encoding gamma-glutamylcyclotransferase, with the translated sequence MRNAAMLPSAYPPSIGEGRLLTEDELAASLAHTMRDWDGRQDLWLFGYGSLIWNPGLPTIAAVRGKVHGYHRGLYLWSRVNRGTPERPGLVLALDRGGSCSGIAFRLAGPTAQPHLETLWKREMPMGSYRPAWLPCSLENGERVNALAFVMRRDVPTYTGKLSDHVVKEVFGCAAGRYGTTLDYVSRTVDALRTSGIPDRALEGLLARCR
- the miaB gene encoding tRNA (N6-isopentenyl adenosine(37)-C2)-methylthiotransferase MiaB — its product is MTKKVYVKTFGCQMNEYDSDKMVDVLNAAEGLEKTDTPEDADIILFNTCSVREKAQEKVFSDLGRVRELKEAKPGLLIGVGGCVASQEGASIVSRAPYVDLVFGPQTLHRLPQMIDARRESGRAQVDITFPEIEKFDHLPPARVEGPSAFVSIMEGCSKYCSYCVVPYTRGDEVSRPLDDVLTEVAGLADQGVREVTLLGQNVNAYRGALTAGSAEIADFATLIEYVADIPGIERIRYTTSHPKEFTQRLIDTYAKVPKLVSHLHLPVQHGSDRILMAMKRGYTVLEYKSVIRKLRAIRPDLSLSTDMIVGFPGETEEDFDKMMALVHDMSYDTSFSFIYSPRPGTPAANLADDTPRDVKLKRLQHLQATIEENVARISQSMVGKVERILVEGPSRKDPNELAGRTENNRVVNFPAPLASHPRLIGQMIDVKINHAYPHSLRGELVLVSDEASAATH